TTCTGATCCCGAGTGCTCACTCGCGCATAACCGATCTTCATCAAAAGTACTGTTTACTCGACTACGTTAGTAATAGTTGAACTTTGATTAAGCGTACCAGTTATTTGAACCGTAGCGCGGGGAGCTTAACGAACCGAGCCATTCCTCGATAGAGTTCGGCAAAACCTTCGTTTTGTCGAACCATTGCATCGCCCTTTGTGATTGGCGTATAAACACACAAACACCTATTAGCGGAGAACGCTATGAATACCATTCGCTGGAATGTCGCCGTCTCGGCCGACACCGACCAGTCGCTTCGGATGTTTCTGGCCAGCCAGGGCGGCGGCCGTAAGGGCGACCTGTCGCGCTTCATCGAAGAAGCGGTACGGGCACACATCCTGGAGCTGAGCGCTGAGCAGGCCAAGGCCGCTAACGCCCATCTGAGTGAGGCAGAATTGACCAACGCGGTTGACGAAGCGCTCGACTGGGCACGTAAGCGCTGATGCGGGTCGTGTTGGATACCAACATCCTGTTCAGCGCCCTGATCTCGCCACATGGCGCGCCCGATGCGATCTACCGTGCCTGGCGGGCGGCGCGTTTCGAGGTGGTGACCTCGCGGATGCAACTCGATGAAATTCGTCGAGCCAGCCGCTATCCCAAGCTTCAGGCCATCCTACAGCCCGCCAAGGTGGGCGCCATGATCAATAACCTGCAACGGGCTGTGGTACTGGAGCGCCTGACCATCGAGGTCGAAGCCGATGATCCGGATGACTCGTTTTTGCTGGCCATGGCCTTGGCGGGCGATGCGGACTACCTGGTAACCGGTGATCGCCGCGCCGGCCTGCTGCAACGCGGGCACATCGAACGCACGCGGATCGTCACGCCCGCCGTGTTCTGCGTCGAGGTGCTGTGATCAATGCCGGTCGGTTTTCTGACTCAAGAGCAACGCGACGGTTTTGGCCGCTATGTTGATTCGCCCAGCCGTGAAGAGCTGGAACGTTACTTCCACCTGAGCGATGAAGACCGTGAAGCCATCCAGGTGCTGCGGGGTAACCATAACCGTCTGGGTTATGCCGTTCTGCTGACCACCGTCCGCTTCGTTGGCGTTCTGCCGGACAAGCCCGCCGCCGTGCCGGTGGAAGTCCTGCAGGTGCTTTGCCGACAACTGGCGATTCCAGACCCCGACTGCCTCCAGCGCTATAGCGATCATCGCCGCTGGATACATGCCACCGATATTCAGAACCGCTTTGGCTATCGTCATTTCACCGATCCGGGCATCGGCTTTCGCTTGAGCCGCTGGCTGTATGCCCTCTGCTGGACGGGCACCGACCGGCCGGGAGTGCTGTTTGAGCGAGCCACCTCGTGGCTGTTCACACAGAAAGTCCTCCTGCCTGGTGTGTCTCAACTAGAGCGCTTTATCGCCCAGTTGCGCAGTCGGGTCGAAGAACGCCTCTGGTTTACGCTGGGCCGCAGCGTGACTGAGGAACAGCGATTGCAACTGCAAGACTTGCTGACGGTGGCCGAAGGCAACCGCAGCTCCCGGCTGGATCAATTGCGCTCCGGCCCGGTCATGGTCAGTGGCCCCGCGTTGATTCGGGCACTGCGCCGGCTCGATGACGTGCGCGGCATCGGCATCACCTTGCCGGCGGCGGCGCACATCCCTCCCAGCCGTATCGCCGCCCTGGCCCGCTTCGCCAACACGGCCAAGGTCACCGCGATTAATCGGCTGCCGGCGTCGCGGCGGATGGCGACACTGGTGGCCTTCGCACTCTGCCTGGAGGCGACTGCGCACGACGACGCACTGGAAGTCCTGGAGGCCTTGCTGCGCGACCTGTTCAGCAACGCGGAGAAGGCCGACAAGAAAGCCCGCATGCGCAGCCTGAAAGACCTGGATCGGTCGGCCGCGACGCTCGCCGCCGCGTGCAAGGTCGTGCTGGACAGGACGATCAGCGATGACAACGTGCGCGCCCGGCTGTTCAACGACCTGCCGAGGACCACCCTGGAAAAGGCCCTGGAAGAGGTCAACGCGCTGATCCGCCCGGTAGATGACGTCTATTTTCTTGCATTGGAAGCGCGCTACCGCAGCGTGCGCCGCTTCCTGCCCGACCTGCTCAAGCACATCCGCTTCGGCTTCAGCCCGGCCGGCAAGGGCGTGGCGGCTAGTCTGGAGTGGCTGCAACTGAACCTGCCGCGCCGGAAGCCAGAGGATGACGCGCCGCAGGAGATCGTGGCCAAGGCTTGGCAGAAGCACATCACCCGCGAAGATGGCTCCCTCGACATGGGTGCCTATGTGTTCTGCACGCTCGATGCGCTGCGCACGGCCCTGCGCCGCCGCGATGTCTTCGTCTCGCCCAGTTGGCGCTATGCCGACCCGCGCCTTGGCCTGCTCGACGGTGCCGAATGGCTGGCGGCGCGACCGATCATCTGCCGGTCACTGGGCCTGACCATCGACGCCAAAACCACCCTGGACGCCTTGTCCGTCGAGCTGGATGCAACCTGGCTGGCAGTAGCCGCGCGCCTGCCCGACAACCCGGCGATTCAACTGAGCGAGAACACCGAGGGCAAGACCGAACTGTCGCTCGGGGCGCTGGACAAGCTGGACGAGCCCTGCTCGTTGCTGCAACTGCGGGCGGCCGTGTCTGACCTGATGCCGCGTGTCGATCTGCCGGAAATCCTCTTGGAAATCGCCGCCCGCACTGGCTTTTCCGAGGCCTTCACCCATGTCTCCGAACGCAATGCACGCGCCGACAACCTGGTCACCAGCCTCTGCGCGGTGCTGTTGGGCGGGGCCTGCAACACCGGCCTGGAGCCCTTGATCCGCACCGACAACCCGGCGCTGCGCCGTGACCGGCTGTCCTGGGTCAGCCAGAATTATATCCGCGACGACACCCTGTCAGCGGCTAACGCCATCCTGGTCGGAGCGCAAAGCCAACTGGAACTGGCCCAAGTCTGGGGTGGCGGCGAGGTCGCCTCCGCCGATGGCATGCGCTTCGTCGTACCGGTGCGCACCGTGCATGCCGGCCCCAATCCGAAGTATTTCGGCACCGGCCGGGGTGTCACCTGGTACAACCTGATTTCCGACCAATTCTCCGGCCTCAACGCCATCACCGTGCCCGGCACGCTGCGCGACAGCCTGGTGTTGCTGGCGGTCGTGCTGGAACAGCAGACCGAGTTGCAGCCGACGCAAATCATGACCGACACCGGGGCCTACAGCGATGTGGTGTTCGGGCTCTTCCGCCTACTTGGCTACCACTTCAGTCCGCGGCTGGCCGATGTCGGCGGTACCCGCTTCTGGCGCACGCGCCCGGACGCGGACTACGGCAAGCTCAACGGGCTGGCCCGCCAGTCGGTCAAACTCGACCTGATCGCCGAGCACTGGGACGACCTGCTGCGCCTGGCCGGCTCGCTCAAACTCGGCCGGGTGCCGGCGACTGGCATCATGCGCACGCTGCAAACGGGAGATAGACCCACCCGGCTGGCCCAGGCGCTGGCCGAATTCGGGCGGATCGAAAAGACTCTGCACACGTTGACCTATATCGACGACGAGTCCAAGCGCCGCGCCACCCTGACCCAGTTGAACCGAGGCGAAGGCCGGCACAGCCTGGCCCGCGCCGTGTTCCACGGCAAACGCGGCGAGCTCCGCCAGCGCTACCGCGAAGGCCAGGAAGACCAGCTCGGTGCTCTGGGCCTGGTGGTGAACATCATCGTGCTGTGGAACACCCTCTACATGACGGCGGCCGTGGAACGGCTCAAGCAGCACGGCTATCCAGTGCTGGAAGAGGATTTGGCCCGGCTATCGCCGCTGATCTACGAGCACATCAACATGCTCGGGCGGTATTCCTTTGCGGTACCGGAAGAAGTTGCGCGCGGCGAGCTGCGGCCACTGCGTAATCCAGACGACGACCTGTGATCCCC
This genomic interval from Pseudomonas putida contains the following:
- a CDS encoding ribbon-helix-helix domain-containing protein → MNTIRWNVAVSADTDQSLRMFLASQGGGRKGDLSRFIEEAVRAHILELSAEQAKAANAHLSEAELTNAVDEALDWARKR
- a CDS encoding putative toxin-antitoxin system toxin component, PIN family, whose translation is MRVVLDTNILFSALISPHGAPDAIYRAWRAARFEVVTSRMQLDEIRRASRYPKLQAILQPAKVGAMINNLQRAVVLERLTIEVEADDPDDSFLLAMALAGDADYLVTGDRRAGLLQRGHIERTRIVTPAVFCVEVL
- a CDS encoding Tn3 family transposase; amino-acid sequence: MPVGFLTQEQRDGFGRYVDSPSREELERYFHLSDEDREAIQVLRGNHNRLGYAVLLTTVRFVGVLPDKPAAVPVEVLQVLCRQLAIPDPDCLQRYSDHRRWIHATDIQNRFGYRHFTDPGIGFRLSRWLYALCWTGTDRPGVLFERATSWLFTQKVLLPGVSQLERFIAQLRSRVEERLWFTLGRSVTEEQRLQLQDLLTVAEGNRSSRLDQLRSGPVMVSGPALIRALRRLDDVRGIGITLPAAAHIPPSRIAALARFANTAKVTAINRLPASRRMATLVAFALCLEATAHDDALEVLEALLRDLFSNAEKADKKARMRSLKDLDRSAATLAAACKVVLDRTISDDNVRARLFNDLPRTTLEKALEEVNALIRPVDDVYFLALEARYRSVRRFLPDLLKHIRFGFSPAGKGVAASLEWLQLNLPRRKPEDDAPQEIVAKAWQKHITREDGSLDMGAYVFCTLDALRTALRRRDVFVSPSWRYADPRLGLLDGAEWLAARPIICRSLGLTIDAKTTLDALSVELDATWLAVAARLPDNPAIQLSENTEGKTELSLGALDKLDEPCSLLQLRAAVSDLMPRVDLPEILLEIAARTGFSEAFTHVSERNARADNLVTSLCAVLLGGACNTGLEPLIRTDNPALRRDRLSWVSQNYIRDDTLSAANAILVGAQSQLELAQVWGGGEVASADGMRFVVPVRTVHAGPNPKYFGTGRGVTWYNLISDQFSGLNAITVPGTLRDSLVLLAVVLEQQTELQPTQIMTDTGAYSDVVFGLFRLLGYHFSPRLADVGGTRFWRTRPDADYGKLNGLARQSVKLDLIAEHWDDLLRLAGSLKLGRVPATGIMRTLQTGDRPTRLAQALAEFGRIEKTLHTLTYIDDESKRRATLTQLNRGEGRHSLARAVFHGKRGELRQRYREGQEDQLGALGLVVNIIVLWNTLYMTAAVERLKQHGYPVLEEDLARLSPLIYEHINMLGRYSFAVPEEVARGELRPLRNPDDDL